The Deltaproteobacteria bacterium genome contains a region encoding:
- a CDS encoding DUF1828 domain-containing protein, protein MSYLDLLKEQFNHHVAFRERRPGVLQLLAPLYHEDGDMMEIFLEPKNGTQERVRICDHGMTLMRLSYAFDLDTPNKERIFQKILAENHVAEENGNLFVETKPESLYPAVLQFAQTVAKVSNMQLYKREVIQSLFYELLAEFIEESLVKYRPRPGALPIPSRDDLEVDFEFDIKPRPIYLFAVRDTAKARLAAISCLEFQRAKLPFKSFVVHEDFEALTKKDRSRITSAGDKQFVSLDDFKKNAEQVLEREAA, encoded by the coding sequence ATGAGCTATCTCGATCTCCTCAAGGAGCAGTTCAACCATCACGTCGCCTTTCGGGAGCGCCGGCCGGGTGTCCTGCAGTTGCTTGCCCCGCTGTACCACGAGGACGGCGACATGATGGAGATTTTTCTGGAGCCGAAGAACGGCACGCAAGAGCGAGTGCGCATATGCGATCACGGGATGACGCTGATGCGTTTGTCGTACGCGTTCGATTTGGACACGCCGAATAAGGAGCGCATCTTCCAGAAGATCCTGGCAGAGAATCACGTCGCCGAGGAAAACGGCAACCTGTTTGTCGAGACAAAACCCGAGAGCTTGTATCCCGCTGTCCTGCAGTTCGCGCAAACGGTGGCGAAGGTTTCCAACATGCAGCTCTACAAGCGGGAGGTTATCCAGAGCCTCTTCTACGAGTTGCTGGCCGAGTTCATCGAAGAATCACTGGTGAAGTATCGCCCGCGCCCCGGCGCGCTGCCGATCCCAAGTCGCGACGACCTAGAGGTCGACTTCGAGTTCGATATCAAGCCGCGCCCCATCTACTTGTTCGCCGTAAGAGACACAGCGAAGGCGAGGTTGGCCGCGATCTCGTGCCTGGAGTTTCAGCGCGCCAAGCTGCCGTTTAAGAGCTTCGTCGTGCACGAAGACTTCGAAGCGTTGACTAAGAAAGACCGCAGCCGAATCACCAGCGCGGGGGACAAGCAGTTCGTCTCCCTCGACGATTTCAAGAAGAACGCGGAACAGGTGTTGGAGCGCGAGGCGGCCTGA
- a CDS encoding site-specific DNA-methyltransferase — MNLNERDKQIIKEHIDRGESLPPKYKLMLFADAPEVELIWQGKSSEVTTVALPFQSIEQIDEPRSEDLTGKTLDLFTADAQSGRQSSGWTNKLIWGDNKLVLASLKNGPLRREIEAAGGLKLIYIDPPFDVGADFSIDIEVGDETLTKEPSFIEERAYRDTWGKSGERYLQYIYERLRIMRDLLSDDGSIFVHIDWHVQPIVWLALDELFKPEHFHNSIVWGYHRFGVAAQKQFTRAHDTVLWFSKSNKWTFNLDDVRLPYSEKTKANFVGGIGGSGFGSGELNELGKIPEDYWVIAPAYKSLNEVLPFPTQKPEALLDRILKACSKRGDLVADFFCGSGTTLAVAEKLGRKWIGCDLGRFAIHTTRKRIIGVQRELKAAGQPYRSVEILNLGKYERQYFVGIDATLPEEQRRAQTIQREEHYLTLMLSAYKAERVFQTPPFHGRKGATMVVVGPIDAPVTLAQVNEVIAECRRKQISKVDVLGFEFEMGLTPAVQDEARAKGIGLSLKFIPKDVFDKRAVDRGQVVFYDVAYVEVLPKVKGLKATVTLKDFGVYYRQDDLDALGEKLKAGGSKVTVESGQVVKISKDKQGTVSREVLTKKWTDWIDYWAVDFDYENRREIIRVVEDGAEKDIWTGNYIFENEWQSFRTRKSRTLEFTSAEHEYSKNKRYKIAVKVIDIFGNDTTKVVEVKV; from the coding sequence ATGAATCTTAACGAGCGCGACAAGCAGATCATCAAGGAGCACATCGATCGCGGCGAGTCGCTGCCACCGAAGTACAAGCTCATGCTGTTTGCCGACGCGCCGGAGGTGGAGCTGATCTGGCAGGGCAAGTCGAGCGAGGTCACCACCGTCGCGCTGCCGTTCCAGTCGATCGAGCAGATCGACGAGCCGCGCTCGGAAGACCTCACAGGCAAGACACTCGACCTGTTCACCGCCGACGCGCAAAGCGGCCGGCAATCGAGCGGCTGGACCAACAAGCTCATCTGGGGCGACAACAAGCTGGTGTTGGCGTCGCTCAAGAACGGCCCCTTGAGGCGCGAGATCGAAGCCGCCGGCGGCTTGAAGCTCATCTACATCGACCCGCCGTTCGACGTCGGCGCCGACTTCTCCATCGACATTGAGGTCGGCGATGAGACGCTAACGAAGGAGCCGAGCTTTATCGAGGAGCGCGCATATCGAGATACATGGGGTAAGAGCGGCGAGCGATACCTTCAATACATCTACGAGCGGCTCCGGATCATGCGAGACCTGCTAAGTGACGACGGAAGCATTTTTGTCCACATTGACTGGCATGTTCAGCCGATCGTCTGGTTGGCCCTAGATGAGCTCTTCAAGCCGGAGCATTTCCATAACAGCATTGTTTGGGGTTATCACCGGTTCGGAGTAGCGGCACAGAAGCAATTTACGAGGGCGCACGACACCGTCCTTTGGTTCTCAAAGTCCAACAAGTGGACATTCAATTTGGACGACGTTCGACTTCCGTACTCCGAAAAGACCAAGGCCAATTTCGTTGGTGGTATCGGTGGGTCGGGCTTTGGATCGGGTGAGCTCAACGAACTGGGGAAAATTCCGGAGGACTATTGGGTAATCGCTCCGGCCTATAAGTCCCTCAACGAAGTACTCCCATTTCCCACCCAGAAGCCTGAGGCATTGCTCGACCGGATCTTGAAGGCCTGTTCTAAGAGGGGGGATTTGGTCGCGGACTTCTTTTGCGGCTCAGGTACAACACTCGCGGTCGCGGAGAAGCTCGGCCGCAAGTGGATAGGATGTGATCTTGGACGCTTCGCGATTCACACGACGCGTAAGCGGATCATCGGCGTGCAGCGCGAGCTGAAGGCGGCGGGCCAGCCGTACCGCAGCGTCGAGATACTCAACCTCGGCAAGTACGAGCGCCAATACTTCGTAGGCATCGACGCAACCCTTCCCGAGGAGCAGCGCCGCGCGCAGACGATCCAGCGCGAGGAGCACTACCTGACGTTAATGCTGTCGGCGTACAAAGCCGAGCGGGTGTTCCAGACGCCGCCTTTCCACGGTCGGAAGGGTGCCACGATGGTGGTGGTCGGGCCGATCGACGCACCGGTGACGCTGGCGCAGGTCAACGAGGTCATCGCCGAGTGCCGGCGCAAGCAGATCAGCAAGGTGGATGTCCTCGGCTTCGAGTTCGAGATGGGCCTCACTCCCGCAGTGCAAGACGAAGCGCGCGCCAAGGGCATCGGCCTCAGCTTGAAGTTCATTCCCAAGGACGTCTTCGACAAGCGCGCCGTCGATCGCGGGCAGGTGGTGTTCTACGATGTCGCCTACGTCGAGGTGCTTCCAAAAGTGAAGGGCCTGAAGGCGACGGTCACGCTCAAGGACTTCGGCGTCTACTACCGGCAAGACGACTTGGATGCGCTCGGCGAGAAGCTCAAGGCCGGCGGCAGCAAGGTCACCGTCGAGAGCGGGCAAGTCGTCAAGATCAGCAAGGACAAGCAGGGGACGGTCAGCCGCGAGGTATTGACGAAGAAGTGGACCGACTGGATCGACTACTGGGCGGTGGACTTCGACTACGAGAACCGCCGCGAAATCATCCGGGTCGTCGAGGACGGGGCTGAGAAGGACATCTGGACCGGCAACTACATCTTCGAGAACGAGTGGCAGAGTTTCCGGACGCGCAAGAGCCGCACGCTGGAGTTCACCAGCGCCGAACACGAGTACTCGAAGAACAAGCGCTACAAGATCGCGGTAAAGGTCATCGACATCTTCGGCAACGACACGACCAAGGTCGTCGAGGTCAAGGTGTGA
- the kdsB gene encoding 3-deoxy-manno-octulosonate cytidylyltransferase, translating into MGSRVVAIIPARYESTRLPGKPLADIHGQPMIQRVYERAQRAAGVDRVLVATDDARIRDAVAHFGGEVVMTSAAHRTGTDRIAEVVANLDADIVVNVQGDLPLLDPTMVAAAVAPLRAESGLPMATIKTAIRGDEELRNPNVVKVVTDRDGFALYFSRSPLPYWRDGAAPADVLAHKHIGLYVYRRDFLLTFARLAPTPLEQAEQLEQLRALEWGFRIKVVEVAAASIEVDTARDLERARALIGAGA; encoded by the coding sequence ATGGGCTCGCGCGTTGTCGCAATCATACCCGCACGCTACGAGTCCACACGTCTCCCCGGTAAGCCACTCGCGGATATTCACGGCCAGCCAATGATTCAGCGCGTGTACGAACGCGCGCAGCGGGCCGCCGGCGTCGATCGTGTCTTGGTGGCGACGGACGATGCGCGTATTCGTGATGCGGTCGCGCACTTCGGCGGCGAGGTGGTGATGACCAGCGCCGCGCATCGCACCGGTACGGACCGCATCGCGGAGGTCGTCGCCAATCTCGACGCGGATATCGTGGTGAACGTGCAGGGCGATCTGCCGCTGCTCGATCCGACGATGGTGGCGGCGGCGGTGGCGCCGTTGCGCGCCGAGAGCGGTCTGCCGATGGCCACGATCAAAACCGCGATCCGCGGCGACGAGGAGTTGCGCAACCCGAACGTCGTGAAGGTGGTGACCGATCGCGACGGCTTCGCGCTGTACTTCTCGCGCAGTCCGCTGCCATACTGGCGCGACGGCGCCGCTCCGGCTGATGTCCTCGCTCACAAGCACATCGGGCTCTACGTCTACCGGCGCGACTTCTTGCTGACATTCGCCCGGCTGGCTCCGACGCCGCTGGAGCAGGCCGAGCAGCTCGAACAATTGCGGGCACTCGAATGGGGGTTTCGAATCAAGGTGGTGGAAGTCGCGGCGGCATCCATTGAAGTGGACACCGCGCGCGATCTGGAACGCGCCCGGGCGCTGATCGGCGCGGGCGCGTAA